GAAGGGGAAAGGAGTGGTATCTGTTTCGTTTGAGAGGAAAGCAAGAGCTTTCCCAGAAGCCTCCTAGCTGACTCTGCCTTTGAGTCATCGGCCAGAGCCATATCATATGGGCACACTTGGCTGCAAGGGAGGATGAGAAAGCAAGTATTTAGGGGTTCCAGCCTCTGTAGCAGCTAGAGTAAAAAGATTGAGAATGAGTGTTGGGTTAGCCAAGCAATAGTTTCTGCCATCGGGACTGGTTAAATAAGTTATGGTACAACTGAATAATAGAAGGCTATGTCATACTAAAAAGAATGGACGGGATTGATAtggactattaaaaaaaaatctctaagatAGTTCCTAAAATGAGAAAAGCAGGGTGCAACTCTGTATAGTatgccttttctttaaaaagggaaGATCATCGTAGGACAGAGACTTTTCGCTGTATACTCTTTcgtgctattttaaattttaaaaataatatatacatcaGGGTTTTCCCTGTAGTCCTGCACCCATCCAAAATAACTTCTAGTAACATTTGCGGTAGTTCATTCCCggcttatttttatgtaaaagacggaattcatgtatttatttatatgttggAACTAGAATTCTGTACATTTACCTCTCCTCTTTGACagggtttcctcatctctaatgAATTTCCATAACGCTGCCTCTCATGAATTGCACTCTCCTACCCAAATACCCCATCTTCCTTCATCAGATGCACGTGGACTCTTCCCGCTTAACTCAGATTATTACCTCCTCCCGAAGCCTCCCCTCTTCAAcagccgccccccgccccagcacACACACTCCAGCTTCAGTTAGAGGTCCTTTCTCTGCTCTCGCGACACAACTCCTCCAACACTGCATCATCATCGCCTGCTTCCTTCGCTCCCTGCTGGGCTGTCTTTTCCACTACCGTCTTGGATGCCTAGGACAGCGCTGGCCCATGGatgctactcaataaatattgacctTGTGAACATGTGAGATGGTCCCTTTAGGAAGGGACGGGGTCCTGGCCTGTTCACTACGGGAGCCTCTCTACGGATTCCCAACCCCTAACGCCAGCCTGACACACTGCAGGCGTTctaaaaatggccaacaggcgGTGGAGGCTGGCCCAGCGGCCCGCGTACCGCCTGGCTCAGATGTGCCGGGCGGCCGGGGACCCCGCCTGCCGCAAGGAGGCGGGACGGCCAGTGTTCCAACTTGCGTCTGCCCGCCCgcggggccggggggcggggcctggccggGCGggccggagggggcggggcctctccGCGTGCACTCTCGGAAGAGCCACCCCGCCAACGCTCAGACCCGGGAAAGCCGTCATCGCTGCCGCTACCGCCTCCTCAGTCATGCCGGTAAGTGGccgcgccgcccccgccccgcgtAGACCCGCGGCGCTCGGCTTGCGCGTCGGCTGCACCGCCGCTCGGCCAGATGTCGCTATTCCAGGGCTCAGGCCGCGGCCAGAGCTATtgcctctctcctcacctctccccGCCCGGCCCCCAGCTTCTGCGACCCTCCGGAAGATCGGATCGGAAAGAAGTTTTATCTAGGAGCCGAGCTTCAGAACATCGGAGCTGCTAGGGCTGCCCTGATTACAAGCCCAAGCCTTCCCTGCCTAGACTGGGAAACTGAGACGCAGAGAAGGGCAGAGTCGCCTGAGATCACACAGGGAGTGGGTGGCTAGCCGGATCTGGGACGCCTAGTCCCCGCGCCTTCCATCTGGATGCTGGGGTGAAAGAGGGGGATGGGGTGGCTGTTGCCTCATGGAGAGGGCGGGTTTTCAGAGGTGTGTGTTTTTCCTGCCTTCGCCTGCGCCCTTAGCGCTGGGCCACACTGAATGCAGACAGTGCTTTCAACCTTTCCTACTAGTCACTTTCTGAACCTGAACCTGTGATCCCCAGAGAGGTTCAGGGACCTGTCCAAAGTCGCCAGTTGCTCAGCGACAGAGTTTGGGGAGGAGTGAGTAGGTCTCAGCCCACCTTTGCAGCTCTCTCAGTCTTGTCACATATACGTGGTTGCTCATGGGGCATTTTGTAGAAAATTAAGGCCttttgagataaaaatattaaaaacccagtaacttattcaaggtcaTCTTGGGAGTTGGGCAGAGCCAAGGTTAAACCCCTTCAGGCTCCCAGTCTCTCCTGGCCTGACCACAAAAGTAGTAACACGGGCTTGGGAGGAAGCTCTGATCCCAGTTGCATCCTGTAGATCCTGAGTTGGTGTCATGTGGTGTTTAGCACTTTCCCCCAGGGTATCTAGTTCACAGTTCTGCTCCAAGTAGGAACCCAGAGGTATCCTGCAGGTGCCCTGTGTCTTAGCAGCCTAGCTTTGGGGAGCCAACAGGTGAGCCAGAGGCCCCCTGGGCTGATCCACAAACATATCAGGTGTCGTTTCCCTTGGGTCTTGGCAGGTGCCTTGAGACAAATCCTCAGACAATACAAAGTATGGACAAAGAACCTGATAGAATCAGCCCTCCCCGTTAAGCAAATCTGCCGAGGACAGCATTAATCACCCTGGGACTGGGACCATGGAGGCCACCAGGTTTTTGTGGGGGGTGACAGTGAAGGAAAGGCCAGCTTGAGGATCACTCTCTTCTCTGTTCACTTCTTGGAATTTTGACAAACAAAAGACCCTCCAGAGTGGATGATCAGATTGAAGAGGGCACTGACACCACATCGCCAGATGAACAGCTGAAGGAAGGAGGGTATTGGTCGAGGGACTGCCAACAAAACTACAAGGAGGAGAGTGTGTCACCTGGGAGGTTTCTCAGGCCAACACTTGGAATCTCAGGAACCTCTTTGAAAAATCTGTGCCCCTGCTGGCCAGctgggtgacctcgggcaagCTGCTTTACCTCTTTGTgcctgatttcctcatctgtgaaatggggataaaaacTGTGACCTCATAGGGCTGGTGTTAGTATTAACTGGAGAGAATGCCAGCAGAATATCTGGCACAGCCACTAACAGCTGGTTGCCAAGAAGTGGCCACTCTTGCGTAGACCGAGGACAAGTAAGGGCAGAACTATAGGCAGGCGGGTTTCAACCCCATTTTAACAAGGACCACAGTGGTTAGATGTTTTGACTTTGGAGACTGCGCAATCTAGGTCCTGCTGCTCAGTAGCTGTGTCCCCCTGAATGAGTGAACTTACCTTtgaacctcagcttccttgtctgtcAAGAAAGGATAATAATGGTACCCACCTCATGGGATTGTGGTGACAATTAAACACTGTAATGCACGTAAGTGTTTAGGACAatgcctggcgcatagtaggcactcaagtaGAAGGATTAGAAAACTCCCAGTCATCACGGTGTTACAAGACTGTACGTCCTGGATGTTTGAGAAAGAATTCCTTCTCTGGGAGGGACCTGCCCAATGTGACCCCACTCCATGCCTGCCCTTCCAGTTCTGAGATTCTCTGAAAGAACTGCACAGCGTACTGGGCTTTTTTTATCTACTTTAAAGGACCTGTTCTGTAGGTGACAGAGTAGACGCCCTGAGGGGCTGGGACTGTGCAAAATCAAGCATTCAGTGGTGGGGCTGGTCTTGGGATTTTCTGTAAAGAATGGATTACTCTGTCCATTAAGTAGATTTTCCGTACCcccaaatttactttttttaaattaattaatttttttattgtggtcataatagtttgtaacaatgtgaaatttcagttgtacgttattatttgtcagacaccatataagtgtgccccttcaccccttgtgcccacccccaccctcctttcccctggtaaccactaatctcttctctttgtccataagtttgtttatgttccacaaatacgtgaaatcatatagtgtttgtctttctctgcctggcttatttcacttaacataaaaccctcaaggtccatccatgttgttgcaaatgggacaatttggtcttttttatggctgagtagtattccattgtatgtgtatataccaaatcttctttatccagtcatcggttgatgagcacttgggttgcttccacatcttggctattgtgaataatgctgcaatgaacatagggatgcataagtctctttgaattgttgacttcaagttctttggataaatagccagtagtgggatggctggatcatatggtatttctatttttaattttttgaggaatctccatactgttttccatagtggctgcaccagtttggattcccaccagcagtgtatgagggctcctttttctccacaacctcttcaacatttgttatttttttgtcctggtgattatagccattctaatgggtaagaggtgatatctaagtgtagttttgatttgcatttcctgatgattagtaacgttgaacatcttttcatgtgcctattggccatctgtatatcatctttgggaaaatgtctgttcatatcctctgcccaccaAATTTACTTTTGCAActcagaggtggaggaggggagcacTGAATTGTAACGTTTGCCATCCAGAAACCACCTCCTGGCTTCTGACCTCTCTACTGTGGAGGACAAAAGGAGACCCACTCTCTCTAGTCAGCAGTGGAAAACTTCAAATATCTGTTGACTTTAGGTCTTTGGGCAGCAAAACCTTGTGCTGCTTCACAAGGTGTTCTGACTCTCAGAACTCCTGCTAATAGTCAGGGTTGTGGGGGCTAGCGGGCGGCAGTGCTGTTTGCTGGTCCAGAACCAGCAAGATGTCCCTGGAGCCTGGAAcgcctgggttcacatcccagcctCAGCACCTACTCCCCATGCGACTGTGGGCCCCTAGGTTAACTCCtgagaacctcagtttcctcctgagTAAAATAGGGTGACTACTTCCCTTTACCAGGCTGGGGGAGGGCTAACTTAGCGAATAAAGAGCATTTGGCACATGGTGGACATTCAATAGATTTAGGTCTTAGATTGGTCTTGCAAACCCTTTAAAGCTTTGGATGAGTATACAGGTGCAAACCACTGACGAATCTTGATTGTTGGTTCTTCTAGAGCAGGAGACAGCAAACATTtccttaaagggccagatagtaaatactttaggcttcaTAAACCATATGGTCTGTTACGGCTACTCAGGTCTGCCACTATGGTGTGAAAGTAAATGAATGGGCTTAGCTCTGTTCCAGTAAAGCTTTATAAAACCAGGTTGCGGGCGCGCTGTAGTTAGTGTTCTAGAACAGCATCTCAAACTGTAATGTGGGCAGAAATAAACTGAGTGTCTTGAAATGAGGATTCTGACTGGGGCAGGAcctgagatgctgcatttctggcaagctcccagctgctgctgctactgttggtctgaggaccacacccTAAAGACAGGATTTTGGAATACTCATTCCAAATCCCTATTTCCAGCATTTGTTGTGGTGGTTATTGAATAGTCACGAACCAAGCTGAAGGAATCAGAGGTTGTTtaaccagaagaaaagaaaaacgaaCCATTTTATTTAAGGCAGGTCTTGCAGATTTGGCGTCAATAAAATAGTAGTCTCCTGGTCACATGGTTAAATAATTCAGCGCTGGGAATCCAAGCCGCTTAACtcttggtctcagtttcccctgtACAGCGTGATGATGATCCAGACCCAAAGATGTTCTAAGACTTGGAAAGTGTTTGAGAAGCTACTTTACCAGTTTTTCTCAGTGTGTAGTCTTGCCTCCCTGTCTCTTCCTCGTGCCTTAAAAATGGAGCGGCCCAGGCTCACCCCAGAGCCACAGAGCCGACTGAGGCAGGTGGCAGCAGAGCCACTCGGTCCACAGGCTCCCCGATGATTCTTATGCGCACTGaagttgagaaaactgagttgGCTAATACCTGTTGGGTATAAATAAGGGGCCTGGGGCCTTTGAGGGGCAGGGATTTTTGCCTGAGGTACTTCCAGCGAGATATATTTCTATGCCCAGAATTCCAATTGAGATAATAGATTTGAAATCTTTTGAAGTGCTTCCTGAAAAGTATAGCCATTGTtttttgaagggaaagaaaagagggaagtagaacaaactaataataataaatctgatAGCTAACTTTTTACCCAGTGGAATCTACTGCTGGGTCTGAGTCTCTTTACCTGATGTTTTATCTGTTGTTCCTGGGTAATTAGcccaaacttagtggtttaaaacaacaaacatttattaattctcGTTTTCTGAGAGTCAGGGAACTGGGAGCAGCTGAGCTGGGTGTTTGTGGCTCAGGGTCTCTCGTGAAGTTGCAGTGaagatgttggccagggctgTGGTCCGTCGGaaggaggatctgcttccaagatggctccctCACATGGCTGTTGACTGGAGgactcagttcctcaccacatgcACTTCTCCACAGGGTCGCTTGAATGTCCTTAAGACGCAGCAGCCAGCTTCCTCTTGAGCGCGGAGAGAGAGCAATGTAGAAGCACAcggtcttttatgacctagcctcagatgTCACATAACATCACTTCAGCCATCTTCTACTGGACCCACAGACCAACCTTGAGATATTGTGGAATGGGACtactcaaaaatataaatacccAGAGGCGGAGATTGCCGGGCCCATCTTGCATGCTGGCTACCACACTTAAAATCCTATGTTCATTCCATTCACCACCCTGAGGGActctcatccccattttgcagatgtagaaaccaaggcacagaggagttaagtaacttactcatggtcatacagctagtaaatgtcagagctgggatctgaagaGGGGTCTCATTTCTAgagattttaaaaggaaggaagtataggggctggcccggtggcgcagtggttaagtgcgcacat
This region of Equus quagga isolate Etosha38 chromosome 7, UCLA_HA_Equagga_1.0, whole genome shotgun sequence genomic DNA includes:
- the ATOX1 gene encoding copper transport protein ATOX1; its protein translation is MCRAAGDPACRKEAGRPVFQLASARPRGRGAGPGRAGRRGRGLSACTLGRATPPTLRPGKAVIAAATASSVMPKHEFSVDMACEGCSNAVTRVLNKLGGVQFDIDLPNKKVCIDSEHSVDTLLETLGKTGKAVSYLGPK